A window of Agrobacterium tumefaciens contains these coding sequences:
- the serA gene encoding phosphoglycerate dehydrogenase has product MAPRVLVSDELSETAVQIFRDRGVEVDFQPKLGKDKDKLAEIIGNYDGLAIRSATKATEKLIEAATNLKVIGRAGIGVDNVDIPAASRRGIIVMNTPFGNSITTAEHAIALMFAVARQLPAADSSTQAGKWEKSKFMGVEITGKTLGVIGAGNIGSIVCSRALGLKMHVLAYDPFLSPERAQEMGVTKVELDELLAQADFITLHVPMTDKTRGILNAENLAKTKKGVRIVNCARGGLVDEAALAEAIKSGHVAGAGFDVFEVEPATESPLFGLPNVVCTPHLGASTTEAQENVALQVAEQMSDYLVKGAVSNAINMPSITADEAPRLKPFIRLADVLGSFVGQVQESATKEIEILYDGATANMNTKALTSALLAGLIRSQVADVNMVSAPVMIKEKGIILSEVKRDKTGVYDGYIKLTVKTENQIRSVAGTVFSDGKPRFIQIKNINMDADVGAHMIYITNTDVPGMIGFMGTTLGEAGVNIANFQLGREKEGGDAIALLYVDGPVSEKVLDKLRANPAIRQVKPLTFNVD; this is encoded by the coding sequence ATGGCACCTCGCGTACTCGTATCCGACGAACTGTCGGAAACCGCCGTCCAGATTTTCCGTGATCGTGGCGTCGAAGTCGATTTCCAGCCGAAGCTCGGCAAGGACAAGGATAAGCTCGCCGAAATCATCGGCAATTATGATGGTCTCGCCATCCGCTCCGCCACCAAGGCGACCGAAAAGCTGATCGAAGCCGCGACCAATCTTAAGGTCATCGGCCGCGCAGGTATCGGCGTCGACAATGTCGATATTCCCGCCGCCTCGCGCCGCGGTATCATCGTCATGAACACGCCCTTTGGCAACTCCATCACGACGGCGGAACACGCCATCGCTTTGATGTTTGCCGTCGCGCGCCAGCTTCCGGCAGCCGATAGCTCCACGCAGGCCGGCAAGTGGGAAAAGTCGAAGTTCATGGGTGTAGAGATCACCGGCAAGACGCTCGGCGTCATCGGTGCCGGCAATATCGGCTCCATCGTCTGCTCGCGTGCGCTTGGCCTCAAGATGCATGTTCTGGCCTACGACCCCTTCCTTTCGCCGGAGCGCGCGCAGGAGATGGGCGTCACCAAGGTTGAGCTGGACGAGCTCCTGGCGCAGGCCGATTTCATCACCCTGCATGTACCGATGACCGACAAGACGCGCGGCATCCTCAATGCCGAGAACCTTGCCAAGACCAAGAAGGGCGTTCGTATCGTCAACTGCGCCCGTGGCGGTCTGGTGGATGAGGCAGCTCTTGCCGAAGCCATCAAGTCCGGCCATGTCGCTGGTGCCGGTTTTGACGTGTTCGAAGTCGAGCCCGCCACCGAGAGCCCGCTCTTCGGCTTGCCGAACGTCGTCTGCACGCCGCATCTTGGCGCGTCGACCACCGAAGCTCAGGAGAATGTCGCTCTTCAGGTTGCCGAGCAGATGTCGGACTACCTCGTCAAGGGTGCGGTCTCCAACGCCATCAACATGCCGTCGATCACGGCTGATGAAGCACCGCGTCTGAAGCCCTTCATTCGTCTGGCGGATGTTCTCGGTTCTTTCGTTGGTCAGGTGCAGGAAAGCGCAACCAAGGAAATCGAAATCCTTTACGATGGCGCAACCGCCAACATGAACACCAAGGCGTTGACCAGCGCGTTGCTGGCCGGCCTCATTCGCAGCCAGGTTGCGGATGTCAACATGGTTTCGGCGCCTGTCATGATCAAAGAAAAGGGCATCATCCTGTCCGAAGTCAAGCGCGACAAGACCGGCGTTTACGATGGCTACATCAAGCTGACGGTGAAGACGGAAAACCAGATCCGCTCGGTTGCCGGCACGGTGTTTTCGGACGGCAAGCCACGCTTCATCCAGATCAAGAACATCAATATGGACGCCGACGTTGGCGCGCACATGATCTACATCACCAATACGGACGTTCCCGGCATGATCGGCTTCATGGGCACCACACTCGGCGAAGCTGGCGTCAACATCGCGAACTTCCAGCTCGGCCGTGAAAAGGAAGGCGGCGACGCCATCGCCCTGCTTTACGTTGACGGCCCGGTTTCCGAAAAGGTGCTGGACAAGCTGCGCGCCAACCCGGCCATCCGCCAGGTCAAACCGCTGACGTTTAACGTCGACTGA
- a CDS encoding Tim44 domain-containing protein, which produces MFAAFRRFKGLFAVAALGIAVSFVAVDMAEARRASGGFGSRGTRTYSAPPSTSTAPGQTAPINRSMTPNTNQAAPSTAQPARPGAQAPQQSRGLFGGMMGGLMGGLLMGGLFGMLLGGGFGGMAGFFGMLLQVALIGLLVMLAMRFFASRRQGQPAYGSAGNSQRADNARSSFNGGPQSGSAASSFKIPKIGALAGTTVGATTATAATAAAKPVAHANAMSEGDEIGITQSDLETFQKMLEDVQAAYAAEDYGTLRKLTTPEAMSYLAEELSDNATSGVKNDVRDVTLLQGDVAEAWHEEGQDYATVAMRYSAIDVMRDRNSGKVIEGDETHPSEAIEMWTFVRRPGNDNWQVAAIQAAA; this is translated from the coding sequence ATGTTTGCTGCCTTTCGGCGCTTCAAGGGTTTGTTTGCAGTCGCCGCGCTTGGTATCGCGGTGTCTTTCGTTGCGGTTGACATGGCAGAGGCGCGCCGCGCCAGCGGCGGATTCGGCAGCCGTGGAACGCGGACCTACTCCGCACCCCCTTCGACCAGCACGGCACCCGGCCAGACCGCGCCGATCAATCGTAGCATGACGCCCAACACCAATCAGGCTGCACCGAGCACGGCTCAGCCTGCCCGTCCAGGCGCCCAGGCTCCGCAGCAGAGCCGCGGCCTGTTTGGCGGCATGATGGGTGGTTTGATGGGCGGCCTGCTCATGGGCGGCCTGTTCGGCATGCTCCTTGGCGGCGGCTTCGGCGGCATGGCTGGCTTCTTCGGCATGTTGTTGCAGGTGGCATTGATTGGCTTGCTCGTCATGCTCGCCATGCGCTTCTTCGCCTCGCGCCGTCAGGGCCAGCCGGCCTATGGTTCTGCAGGCAATTCGCAGCGCGCTGATAACGCGCGCTCCTCCTTCAACGGTGGTCCTCAGTCTGGCTCGGCAGCATCGTCCTTCAAGATCCCGAAAATCGGAGCGCTGGCTGGCACGACCGTCGGCGCGACGACGGCCACGGCGGCGACTGCGGCGGCCAAGCCTGTAGCGCATGCCAACGCCATGTCCGAAGGCGATGAAATCGGGATTACTCAGAGCGATCTCGAAACCTTCCAGAAGATGCTGGAGGATGTTCAGGCCGCCTATGCTGCTGAAGACTACGGCACGTTGCGCAAACTGACGACGCCGGAAGCCATGTCCTATCTCGCCGAGGAACTGAGCGACAACGCGACGAGCGGCGTGAAGAACGACGTGCGTGACGTGACCCTGCTCCAAGGCGATGTTGCCGAGGCATGGCACGAGGAAGGACAGGATTACGCAACCGTTGCGATGCGTTATTCCGCTATTGACGTGATGCGGGATCGCAATTCTGGCAAGGTGATCGAGGGCGATGAGACGCATCCGTCCGAAGCGATCGAGATGTGGACCTTCGTTCGCCGTCCAGGAAATGATAATTGGCAGGTCGCCGCGATTCAGGCCGCCGCCTGA
- a CDS encoding OpgC family protein, which produces MKRFDLIDGMRGYFLVFMMINHLVFAGGFWLVEINHRQFAFVEDAQGFVFLSGLLIGMVYARKMMKYGYDAGKQMIWNRAMELYRYAMGLVIAVLFFRMVIPHAPYIWYNWLGMTSFDDPLRLAAIATFLFQPTFMDILPQYIVYMLFAPILVKLCLDGKWAYVMAGSLLVWMAGQLGLQQIVTAPLNELVKGADEQGIRVSFNLLGWQLVFYSALVMGAMTAQNRIPWKKIFSPEHTWLPKAALLICLFFMPLRIATAWGLMPEFMMGKFSTMEIRADFGPVYLINFLAVGVGVTWLVIAGPYHHRPIVRSIAEGVIWVLSLKFLQLLGRHSLQVYVWHVAIVYAVYYLDGRTAELSQLNKTLIAFTAIGLLALPALWRERDKWFGSSGQKTAGA; this is translated from the coding sequence ATGAAACGCTTCGACCTGATCGACGGGATGCGTGGTTACTTCCTCGTCTTCATGATGATCAACCATCTGGTGTTTGCCGGCGGCTTCTGGCTGGTGGAAATCAATCACCGACAATTCGCATTCGTCGAGGATGCACAGGGCTTCGTGTTCCTGTCCGGTCTGCTGATCGGCATGGTCTATGCCCGAAAAATGATGAAATACGGCTATGATGCCGGCAAGCAGATGATCTGGAACAGGGCCATGGAGCTTTATCGCTACGCGATGGGTCTTGTCATCGCGGTCCTGTTTTTCCGCATGGTCATCCCCCATGCGCCTTACATCTGGTACAACTGGCTTGGCATGACGTCGTTTGACGATCCGCTGCGTCTCGCAGCGATTGCGACATTCCTATTCCAGCCAACCTTTATGGATATTCTGCCGCAATATATCGTCTACATGCTGTTCGCGCCGATCCTTGTAAAGCTTTGCCTAGATGGCAAGTGGGCCTATGTCATGGCTGGCTCGTTGCTGGTCTGGATGGCCGGGCAGCTCGGCCTGCAGCAGATCGTGACGGCCCCGCTGAACGAACTTGTCAAAGGTGCAGATGAGCAGGGTATCCGCGTGAGCTTCAATCTGCTTGGTTGGCAGCTTGTGTTTTATTCGGCGCTTGTGATGGGCGCGATGACCGCACAGAACCGCATTCCGTGGAAGAAGATTTTCTCGCCAGAGCATACGTGGCTGCCGAAGGCCGCTCTTCTCATCTGCCTGTTCTTCATGCCGCTGCGCATTGCCACGGCCTGGGGCCTGATGCCCGAATTCATGATGGGCAAGTTTTCGACCATGGAAATCCGTGCCGACTTCGGCCCGGTTTACCTCATCAACTTCCTCGCCGTCGGCGTAGGGGTGACATGGCTTGTTATTGCAGGTCCGTACCATCACCGGCCGATCGTGCGTTCGATCGCCGAAGGTGTGATCTGGGTCCTGTCACTGAAGTTCCTGCAGCTGCTCGGCCGCCACTCGCTTCAGGTCTACGTCTGGCATGTGGCTATCGTCTACGCCGTCTACTATCTGGATGGCCGCACGGCGGAGCTCTCGCAGCTCAACAAAACGCTCATCGCCTTTACCGCTATTGGATTGCTGGCCCTGCCGGCGCTGTGGAGGGAACGCGACAAGTGGTTCGGCAGCAGCGGTCAGAAGACGGCAGGCGCCTAA
- the mnmA gene encoding tRNA 2-thiouridine(34) synthase MnmA, with protein MNTLDFDKRPEDTRIVVAMSGGVDSSVVAGILKREGYDVLGITLQLYDHGAAVHRAGSCCAGQDIDDARRVCETLGIPHYVLDYEARFRETVINPFAEAYAMGETPIPCVACNQTVKFADLLATAQELGADALATGHYIRSRPNPVPGQPGRRALYRPIDSDRDQSWFLFATTQEQIDYLRFPLGGLSKAETRALAEDMGLVVAKKADSQDICFVPQGKYTDIINKLKPNAALAGDIVHLDGRVLGRHDGIVHYTIGQRRGIGVATGEPLYVVHLDARGRRVIVGPREALETHRVYLRDMNWLGDGELTEDAGKGFACYAKVRSTRPPTEAVLHADENGIYVDLMTGEAGVAPGQACVLYSAPGADARVYGGGFIERSERSAEAEASLKALLEKPVAA; from the coding sequence GTGAACACGCTCGATTTTGACAAGAGGCCGGAAGATACCCGGATCGTTGTTGCCATGTCCGGTGGCGTCGATTCTTCCGTAGTTGCTGGAATCCTCAAACGCGAGGGCTATGATGTCCTTGGCATAACGCTGCAGCTCTATGATCATGGTGCGGCGGTGCACCGCGCGGGTTCCTGTTGCGCCGGGCAGGATATCGATGACGCGCGCAGGGTCTGCGAAACCCTTGGCATTCCGCATTACGTGCTGGATTATGAGGCGCGGTTCCGCGAAACCGTGATCAATCCCTTTGCAGAGGCCTACGCGATGGGTGAAACGCCAATACCCTGCGTTGCCTGTAACCAGACGGTCAAATTCGCGGATCTGCTCGCAACGGCGCAGGAACTTGGCGCCGATGCGCTGGCGACAGGCCACTACATCCGCTCGCGCCCCAACCCGGTTCCCGGCCAGCCGGGACGGCGGGCGCTCTATAGACCGATCGATAGCGACCGCGACCAGAGCTGGTTCCTGTTTGCGACCACGCAGGAACAGATCGATTATCTGCGTTTTCCGCTCGGCGGTCTCTCCAAGGCCGAGACCCGGGCGCTCGCCGAGGATATGGGACTTGTCGTTGCCAAGAAGGCCGACAGTCAGGACATCTGTTTTGTCCCGCAGGGCAAATACACCGATATCATCAACAAGCTGAAGCCGAATGCGGCGCTGGCGGGCGATATCGTCCATCTGGACGGCCGTGTGCTCGGCCGCCACGACGGCATCGTGCATTATACGATTGGTCAGCGCCGCGGCATCGGTGTGGCGACAGGTGAGCCCCTCTATGTGGTGCATCTCGATGCGCGTGGCCGCCGTGTCATCGTTGGCCCGCGCGAGGCCCTGGAAACCCACCGCGTCTATCTCCGTGACATGAACTGGCTGGGTGACGGTGAGCTGACCGAGGATGCCGGGAAGGGGTTTGCCTGTTACGCCAAGGTGCGCTCCACCCGCCCGCCGACAGAAGCGGTGCTGCACGCCGATGAAAACGGAATCTATGTGGATCTGATGACGGGTGAGGCGGGTGTCGCGCCCGGTCAGGCCTGCGTTCTCTATTCCGCCCCAGGTGCCGATGCCCGCGTTTACGGCGGCGGCTTCATCGAGCGCTCCGAGCGCTCGGCGGAAGCCGAGGCATCGCTGAAGGCTCTTCTCGAAAAGCCGGTTGCCGCCTGA
- the panB gene encoding 3-methyl-2-oxobutanoate hydroxymethyltransferase: MSAHAKHKRLTTASIRQMKGEARIVCLTAYTTPIARLLDPHCDLLLVGDSLGMVLYGMDTTVGVTMDMMIAHGRAVMRGVENACVIVDLPFGTYQESKEQAFRNAVRLMQETGCDGVKLEGGEEMAETVAFLVARGIPVFGHVGLMPQQVHTAGGFRSLGHSDAETQKIWRDAIAIDQAGAFAIVIEGTVEPLARELTETLAAPTIGIGASPACDGQVLVSDDMLGLFSDFKPKFVKRYADIGSTVSEAAATYADEVRSGAFPGPEHTFQVRPRPSSKQ, encoded by the coding sequence ATGAGCGCCCATGCGAAACACAAGCGGCTGACGACGGCTTCCATTCGGCAGATGAAAGGTGAAGCACGGATTGTGTGCCTGACCGCCTACACGACCCCGATTGCACGTCTGCTCGACCCGCACTGTGATCTGCTGCTGGTGGGCGATTCCCTCGGCATGGTGCTTTACGGTATGGATACGACTGTCGGCGTCACGATGGACATGATGATCGCCCACGGACGCGCCGTCATGCGCGGCGTCGAAAATGCCTGCGTCATCGTTGATCTTCCCTTCGGCACCTATCAGGAATCCAAGGAACAGGCTTTCCGCAACGCCGTGCGGCTGATGCAGGAAACCGGTTGCGACGGCGTGAAACTGGAGGGCGGCGAGGAAATGGCCGAAACCGTCGCCTTTCTGGTGGCGCGTGGCATCCCGGTGTTTGGGCATGTCGGGCTGATGCCGCAACAGGTCCACACCGCAGGCGGGTTCCGTTCGCTCGGACACTCAGATGCCGAAACCCAGAAAATCTGGCGCGATGCCATTGCCATAGACCAGGCAGGCGCCTTCGCCATCGTGATCGAAGGCACGGTCGAACCTCTGGCGCGCGAACTGACCGAAACACTCGCCGCACCGACAATCGGCATCGGCGCCTCCCCCGCATGCGACGGTCAGGTTCTGGTCTCGGACGACATGCTCGGCCTGTTTTCCGACTTCAAACCGAAATTTGTAAAACGATATGCAGATATCGGATCGACCGTCTCAGAAGCAGCGGCAACTTACGCCGATGAGGTTCGTTCCGGCGCGTTTCCCGGGCCCGAGCATACATTTCAGGTGCGTCCGAGGCCTTCGTCAAAGCAATAG
- the panC gene encoding pantoate--beta-alanine ligase — translation MQLITTVAELRDATAALRRAGKTIGFVPTMGFLHIGHLALVAKAKAENDATVTSIFVNPLQFGANEDLARYPRNLERDRELLERAGVYILFAPDVSEMYPRPMATVVDVPELGSQLEGAVRPGHFAGVATVVTKLFNLVQPDAAYFGEKDYQQVALIRRMVEDLAQPVRVVPVATVREADGLACSSRNVYLSPTERAAAVIVPRALAEAERLYDEGLDDPAAFEAAIKKFIAIEPLAQAEVVAVRAPDTLAPVTSVQAGPVLVALFVRVGSTRLLDNRVLGRVRADQPEAAP, via the coding sequence ATGCAGCTTATAACAACCGTCGCCGAATTGCGGGATGCCACCGCTGCCTTACGCCGCGCGGGCAAAACCATTGGCTTCGTGCCGACCATGGGCTTTCTCCATATCGGCCATCTCGCCCTCGTGGCCAAAGCGAAGGCGGAAAACGACGCCACCGTCACCTCGATTTTTGTTAATCCACTGCAATTCGGCGCGAATGAGGACCTGGCACGCTACCCAAGAAATCTCGAGCGAGACCGGGAGCTACTGGAACGGGCTGGCGTCTATATTCTCTTTGCCCCGGATGTGAGCGAAATGTATCCACGCCCCATGGCCACAGTTGTTGATGTCCCAGAACTTGGCAGTCAGCTGGAAGGTGCTGTACGCCCCGGCCATTTCGCGGGCGTTGCGACTGTTGTGACCAAGCTTTTCAATCTCGTTCAGCCGGACGCCGCCTATTTCGGTGAGAAGGACTATCAGCAGGTGGCATTGATCCGCCGCATGGTCGAAGACCTCGCCCAGCCGGTGAGGGTCGTGCCCGTTGCCACCGTGCGGGAGGCTGACGGGCTCGCCTGTTCCTCACGCAATGTCTATCTCAGCCCCACGGAGCGGGCCGCCGCCGTCATCGTGCCACGCGCGCTCGCCGAAGCGGAACGGCTTTATGACGAAGGTTTGGACGACCCAGCCGCATTCGAAGCGGCCATAAAAAAATTCATTGCTATCGAGCCGCTTGCGCAGGCAGAGGTCGTTGCGGTGCGCGCTCCAGATACGCTTGCACCCGTGACCTCCGTTCAGGCCGGGCCTGTTCTGGTTGCGCTTTTCGTGCGTGTCGGCAGCACGCGGCTTCTCGACAATCGCGTCCTCGGGCGCGTCCGGGCCGATCAACCGGAGGCAGCACCATGA
- a CDS encoding enoyl-CoA hydratase-related protein, whose product MVAELLSERRKDVLWLTLNRPEVHNALNAAMTEGLCVAIRAASSDSGLRAVVITGAGDRSFCSGADLKESAGGMFLSRDGANPIAEVIRAIEVCDKIVIARINGRVLAGGVGLVAACDLAYAADSAEFGLPEVRVGLFPAMVAAKLLTKIPPADLQEMAYLGTPINAVEAERIGIINRTVPFAELDSLIDDVLARLRQNAPGAISAGKAALLEMRTMLPGERLAFAEGIIATISKSNEAEEGRAAFAEKRKPFWVA is encoded by the coding sequence ATGGTGGCTGAACTGCTGAGCGAAAGGCGCAAGGACGTGCTGTGGCTGACGCTCAATCGGCCGGAAGTGCACAATGCACTCAATGCGGCCATGACCGAGGGGCTTTGTGTCGCCATCCGTGCGGCGTCAAGCGATAGCGGCTTGCGTGCCGTGGTCATAACGGGTGCTGGAGACCGCAGCTTTTGCTCCGGCGCCGATCTCAAGGAAAGCGCGGGTGGCATGTTTCTGTCGCGGGATGGCGCCAACCCGATCGCCGAGGTGATCCGCGCTATAGAAGTGTGCGACAAAATTGTCATTGCCCGTATCAATGGCCGGGTATTGGCCGGTGGAGTGGGGCTCGTCGCCGCCTGCGATCTGGCTTATGCCGCTGATAGCGCGGAATTCGGTCTGCCGGAAGTTCGCGTCGGCCTTTTCCCGGCGATGGTGGCGGCGAAGCTTCTGACGAAGATTCCGCCGGCCGACCTTCAGGAGATGGCCTATCTCGGTACGCCAATCAACGCTGTGGAAGCCGAACGGATTGGCATCATCAACCGTACCGTGCCATTCGCCGAGCTCGACAGCCTCATCGATGACGTTCTTGCGCGGCTGCGCCAGAATGCGCCAGGCGCAATATCCGCCGGAAAAGCCGCATTGCTTGAGATGCGCACCATGCTCCCCGGCGAGCGTCTGGCTTTCGCAGAAGGCATCATCGCAACGATAAGCAAAAGCAACGAGGCTGAAGAGGGGCGCGCGGCCTTTGCCGAGAAACGAAAGCCGTTCTGGGTGGCGTGA
- a CDS encoding hydroxymethylglutaryl-CoA lyase gives MSWPRAVKIVEVGARDGLQNESAEVPTAVKIELIERLADAGLKAVEAGAFVSAKKVPQMADSKEVFQSLKRLPGTSYPALVPNMKGFEAAAEAGAKEIAVFVSASEGFSQHNIGCSRAESLVRLKDVAAAAQRLDITMRGYVSCIAGCPYDGTVAPDEVAAMAESLIELGCYEISLGDTIGIGTAAQVRGIIERVSTRIPREKIAMHFHDTYGQGIANVLTSLEQGITVFDSSVAGLGGCPFAPGATGNVATEDVVYLLQGLGVETGIDLMTVAKTGDWISRSLGRQNAARAGKGLLASERKGDAHGG, from the coding sequence GTGAGCTGGCCGCGAGCAGTAAAAATCGTCGAAGTCGGTGCGCGCGATGGATTACAGAACGAAAGCGCCGAGGTTCCGACCGCTGTCAAGATCGAGCTGATCGAGCGGTTGGCCGACGCGGGATTGAAAGCGGTGGAGGCCGGAGCTTTCGTATCGGCAAAAAAAGTGCCGCAGATGGCCGACTCGAAAGAGGTGTTTCAAAGCCTTAAACGGCTTCCTGGCACCTCCTATCCAGCGCTCGTGCCGAATATGAAAGGCTTCGAGGCCGCCGCTGAAGCCGGTGCAAAAGAGATCGCCGTTTTCGTCTCTGCATCCGAAGGGTTCAGCCAGCACAATATCGGCTGCTCGCGCGCTGAGAGTCTGGTGCGTTTAAAGGATGTCGCTGCGGCCGCGCAACGCCTCGATATCACCATGCGTGGCTACGTTTCCTGCATAGCCGGCTGCCCATACGACGGCACGGTGGCGCCGGATGAGGTGGCAGCTATGGCGGAATCTCTTATAGAGCTCGGTTGTTACGAAATCTCGCTCGGCGATACGATCGGTATCGGGACAGCGGCGCAGGTTCGCGGCATCATCGAACGCGTATCAACACGCATTCCACGCGAAAAAATCGCCATGCATTTCCACGATACCTACGGGCAGGGTATCGCCAACGTCCTGACCTCGCTGGAACAGGGCATAACCGTGTTTGACAGCTCCGTTGCGGGACTGGGCGGCTGCCCTTTCGCACCAGGTGCCACCGGCAACGTCGCGACGGAAGATGTTGTTTACCTGCTTCAGGGACTTGGCGTCGAAACCGGCATCGATCTCATGACGGTTGCGAAAACGGGGGACTGGATCAGCCGTAGCCTCGGAAGGCAAAATGCCGCACGCGCCGGCAAGGGGCTGCTTGCATCGGAGAGAAAGGGTGACGCGCATGGTGGCTGA
- a CDS encoding acetyl/propionyl/methylcrotonyl-CoA carboxylase subunit alpha, translating into MFSKVLIANRGEIACRIIRTAARMGIRTVAVYSDADRDAMHVALADEAIAIGAAPARASYLDGEKIIAAAKASGAEAVHPGYGFLSENANFAEACDAAGLVFIGPSPQAIRAMGGKSEAKALMAEAGVPVVPGYHGTDQSAHQLQSEAQTIGYPVLLKASAGGGGKGMRVVRNERDFTAELSGAKREALAAFGDDRMLIEKYLERPRHVEVQVFADAHGNCFSLFERDCSIQRRHQKVIEEAPAPGLSDRLRQRMYDAAVAAARAIDYRGAGTIEFLLDPSGEFYFMEMNTRLQVEHPVTEYITGLDLVEWQIRVANGEALPESWANLGINGHAIEARIYAEDPSHDFLPSIGTVSHLVFPDQGPHVRVDSGIRAGDAITVHYDPMIAKLIVWDQDRPSSVRRLRLALEKLAISGVNSNAAFLTRLAGLEAFASADLDTGFIARNEPALFATPATGDIEIAMAALGLLLSRHKQGESSSKSDPHSPWKATSAFRLNAPARETLSFSFDNKPIQVIAIYEKGTFSFAINGRTIDARGGLSDEGRLQASLDGRKKQGHFFEGGGSFVLVLDGERYRIAQPDPVDMEEASTHIGGLEAPMPGVIRAILSEDGAVVEAGEALVVMEAMKMEHTIRAPARGTVTAINCAEGDMVTAGAVLVDFEPEVT; encoded by the coding sequence ATGTTTTCGAAAGTACTCATCGCCAATAGGGGCGAGATCGCCTGCCGCATCATTCGCACCGCCGCCCGAATGGGCATTCGTACCGTCGCCGTTTATTCCGATGCCGATCGCGACGCCATGCATGTGGCGTTGGCCGATGAGGCTATCGCCATCGGCGCTGCTCCTGCACGGGCCTCCTATCTCGACGGCGAAAAAATAATCGCCGCAGCAAAGGCAAGCGGCGCAGAGGCGGTCCACCCGGGTTACGGCTTTCTTTCCGAGAATGCCAATTTCGCGGAAGCCTGTGACGCCGCCGGGCTCGTTTTCATCGGTCCTTCGCCGCAGGCGATCCGCGCGATGGGCGGTAAAAGTGAGGCCAAGGCGCTCATGGCAGAGGCGGGTGTCCCCGTCGTTCCAGGCTATCACGGCACAGACCAATCCGCGCACCAGCTGCAAAGCGAGGCGCAGACGATTGGCTATCCGGTATTGCTTAAGGCTTCCGCCGGCGGCGGCGGCAAGGGCATGCGGGTTGTCCGGAACGAGCGCGACTTTACGGCAGAACTTTCTGGCGCAAAGCGCGAGGCGCTGGCTGCCTTTGGCGATGACCGAATGCTGATCGAGAAATACCTTGAACGACCGCGCCATGTGGAAGTCCAGGTCTTTGCCGATGCACATGGTAATTGCTTTTCTCTCTTCGAACGCGATTGCTCTATCCAGCGCCGCCATCAAAAGGTGATAGAAGAAGCCCCTGCCCCCGGACTGTCCGACAGGCTGCGTCAACGCATGTACGACGCTGCCGTAGCCGCTGCCCGCGCCATTGATTATCGAGGCGCGGGAACAATCGAATTCCTGCTCGATCCCTCCGGCGAGTTCTATTTCATGGAGATGAACACGAGGCTTCAGGTCGAACATCCGGTGACGGAATACATTACCGGGCTCGATCTGGTGGAGTGGCAGATAAGAGTGGCGAATGGGGAGGCCTTGCCGGAAAGCTGGGCCAATCTCGGCATAAATGGCCATGCCATCGAGGCACGGATTTACGCCGAGGACCCGTCCCATGATTTCCTGCCGTCCATTGGCACCGTCAGCCATCTCGTTTTCCCCGATCAAGGGCCTCATGTGAGGGTAGATAGCGGTATCCGCGCCGGTGACGCCATTACCGTGCATTACGACCCGATGATTGCCAAGCTCATCGTCTGGGACCAAGACCGCCCATCCTCGGTGCGGCGTCTCCGACTTGCACTTGAAAAGCTGGCGATTTCGGGTGTGAACAGCAATGCCGCATTCCTCACGCGTCTTGCAGGACTGGAGGCCTTCGCCAGTGCCGATCTCGATACGGGCTTCATTGCCCGCAACGAGCCGGCTCTTTTTGCTACGCCAGCGACCGGCGACATTGAGATTGCAATGGCCGCGCTTGGCCTGCTTCTTTCACGGCACAAACAAGGGGAATCCTCCTCAAAGTCAGATCCCCATAGTCCGTGGAAAGCCACATCGGCATTTCGCCTTAATGCACCAGCGCGGGAAACGCTCTCTTTCTCGTTCGATAACAAGCCGATACAAGTTATTGCCATCTATGAGAAAGGCACCTTTTCATTTGCCATCAATGGACGGACCATCGACGCCCGCGGCGGCCTTTCAGACGAAGGCAGACTTCAGGCGAGCTTGGACGGACGGAAAAAACAGGGACATTTCTTTGAGGGGGGCGGCAGTTTCGTACTTGTTCTCGATGGTGAGCGTTATCGTATCGCTCAACCTGATCCCGTCGATATGGAAGAGGCCAGCACTCATATCGGAGGTCTGGAAGCCCCCATGCCCGGCGTTATCCGCGCCATTCTGAGCGAGGACGGCGCCGTGGTGGAGGCCGGCGAGGCGCTTGTCGTGATGGAGGCCATGAAGATGGAGCACACCATCCGCGCACCCGCCAGGGGGACTGTGACGGCGATCAATTGTGCTGAGGGCGATATGGTGACGGCAGGCGCGGTTCTAGTCGATTTCGAGCCGGAGGTGACGTGA